ATAGCTCAGAAATAGATGTTGAAATGCTGATCCATTCTTTTGGGGCCGAGTATCATTTTCCGTTCTTTTCTGGAATAGATAATCAGTTACCTGATTTACTCAGGTTTTTTAATTTTAATGTAGGGGGAGCCTATTACTGGGGATATGGTGAGATGACCTCCAGTGAATATAAACTTGAGCAACTGATTGGAGAAGATAGCTATGGTGATCCAGTCGACAGAAGATATGAAAGTTCAAGTGAAAACAGTTATGATTTGACACTGGCAGGTAGCCCTGGTTATAAAGTTGGGGTAGGTTTTGATTATCCTTTGCAGCAGGGTATGATGGTTTCTGCAGGTGTCAATTATAGGGTTTTGGAAATGGATATTGAAACCTCTGGAAATGGTGATGAAATTATCGGTGATATGACAGAAGATTTTAGTGGATTAGAGATGAAGCTAGGGTTATTTTATCAGTTTTAAAGTTTTTAAACTTAATTATATTTTTTTATTCCAGTCCTGGGTGATTTAGGGCTGGATTTTTATTGCGCAATTAATATTTATTCGTATATAATGAAAAAAATAAAGTTTTTGCAGGACATTTAACTTATATAGAGAATATTATGTTACATATATTTTTTTATAGTGATTTGTGATAAATATTGTCATGAGAGTTATTATGGCAATATTTATCGGTGCAATGTATACAGCAGAGTATCCAGCATATTCTATAATACCTCTATTAATTATGGGAAAACTTCAAAGGAGGTGGTTGGAGAATCAGGTCAGGGTGTAAGTTAATTAGTCAGGTCAGTTTGGAAGTATTGTGCAGGCAGAATCACCTTGAAAATTAAATTAAAAGGGGTGCACAATAATGCTAAAAGCAAAAAATATTTTAATGATTGGCCTGTTGAGTGTGATTATTGTGGTTGGGTTTGGCCTGGCTGGGTTTGCAGAAGAAGTTCCTTATGGTGGTTGGTTGGATAGAATAGTAGCCGAAGAGGAAGCATCGACAGCTGCTGGTGTTACTAAACTTGGAACTGGAGATCTGGGGGTTTATGCTGATACTATTACTGAAATAGATATTTATGAAATGATACTTGATAATCCAGAAATTTTATATGCAGAATCTTTTGGTTCATATAATGAGCTTTCCTTTAACCCTTCAGGTCCTATATTTGAAGAGACTGGTAAATTAAATCCATTTGCAGTGCCTAGAGTTAGAGAGGCGATGAACTGGTTGGTCGATAGAGAATATATGGCCGCAGAGATATTCGGTGGTATGGCTGTTCCTCGACTATTTCCGATTACTTCAGCTTTCCCTGATTATGCTAATATGATCGAAAAAGTAAGGGAGCTAGAGGTTCTATATAGTCATGATCCAGATAGAGCTGAAGCTGTAATTACTGAAGAGATGTTAGAATTAGGTGCGGAAAAGGTAAATGATATCTGGCATTATGAAGGTGAACCAGTTGAAATTAGCATTTTAATTAGAACAGAAGATGAAAGAACAGAGGTTGGAGATTATGTTGGCACCTTGCTTGAACAGATTGGATTTAGAGTTGAGCGAAGATATGCAACTGCTGCTGAAGCTTCACCTATCTGGTTGACTGGTAATCCTGCAGCAGGAGACTTCCATATTTATACAGGTGGCTGGATTACAACTGTTGTAGATAGAGACCAGTCTACTAACTGGGAGTTTTTCTATACAGATCGTGGCCTTGGAGTCCCATTATGGCAGGCATATGAACCAACTGAAGAATTTAATACTGCCACTCTTCGCTTAGCCCAGCGTGATTTTTCAACTATGGAAGAACGGGCTGAATTAATGGCTATGAATATGGAATTAGGTTTAGAGGATAGTGTCAGGATCTGGCTGGTTGATCGGCTTGCTGTTAATCCTTACCGTTATGACGTTCAGTTAACAACTGATCTGGCAGGAGGTATTTCTGGATCTTATCTCTGGTCCCATACGATCAGAAAAGTTGATGAGGTTGGTGGTCAGGTCAATATTGGTCTACCATCAGTTTTGCCAGAGCCATGGAATCCTTTAGATGGAAGTAACTGGATCTTTGATATGATGCTTATTCGGTCTACTGGTGAATTAGGCTATATGTGGGATCCATATACTGGCCTCCATCACCCAAATATGTTTGAATCTGCTAAAGTTGTAATCGAAGAAGGTCTGCCAGTTACCAAAACTCTGGACTGGGTTGAGCTAGAATTTGTTGAAGGTGGGACACCAGTACCTGAGGATGCCTGGGCGGACTGGGATCCTGTTGAGCAGAGATTTATAACTGTTGGTGAAAAGTATCCAGATGGTGTAAATGCCCGTCGGGCTGTAACTACAATTTATCCTGAAAGACTCCAGGAAAATTTAAGATGGCATGATGGTAGTCCATTTACAGCGGCAGATATTGTCTGGTTCTATATTATGGAATTTGATAGAGCCTTTGAAGAGAGTGACTTCTTTGATCAGGCCCAGGTCACAACCTATCAGTCATTGATGGATACTTTAAGGGGTATAAAAGTTATCGATGGAGATCCGATTCAGGTTGAATATTATTCAGATCTCTACTATCTTGATGCTGAGCATTTTATACCTTCTGGGTTCCCATATTATGATCAGGGTCCAGGAGCCTGGCATAGTTTAGCTGTTGGTTATTTTGCTGAAGTTGCTGAAGAAGTAGCCTTCTCATCAAGTAAAGCTGATCTCCTTGAAGTCGAGCATCTCAATATGGTTGGTGGGCCAAGTCTTGAGATTTTACAACGACATTTAAATAGGGCTATAGAAGAGAGTATAATTCCTTATGAGAATACCCTTTCTGAATTTATCTCTGAAGAAGAGGCCTATGAGAGATATCAAAATCTTTATGAATGGTATCAGGATAAAGGCCATTTCTGGGTAGGAACAGGACCTTATTATCTAGATGCTGTCTATCCAGTAGAGGGTATTGTAGAATTGGCTAGAAATGAAGACTATATGTACCCTGCTGATCGCTGGGATATTTTTGTTGAGCCAATAATTCCAGAAGTTGATATTACAGGACCTGGTGCTATTAGAATCGGTTCAGAATTTACAATTGATATCAATATAACCTTTGATGGCGAGCCTTACTCTCGTGAAGATTTAGATACAATTATACTTTTAATCTTCGATGAAAATAATCGTCTGGTTGAGACGTTAGATGCTGTTTACGTTGGTGAGGGTTATTATCAGGTAGAAGTTGGAGAAGAGATTACTTCTAGACTGGCATCTGGTACAACTTTAGTTGAAGCAGTTGTTACTTCCAGACTTGTCGCGCTGCCTTCAATGGAATCCCTATCAATTGTAACTTTCAGATCTGGTAATTAATTGCCTGTTTCTTGAAATATTAGTCCCTGGCTGCAGAGAAATTTAAATCTCTGCAGCCTCTTATAATTATTTTGAAGGGGGTGTGGAGATGGATCATAAATTAGATGATCCTGATATTCAGGAACAGGAAATTGATATTAAAGAAAAAGTTAAAAGAAAAAGTAATTTAGGTAGAATTATTAAATATTTTGGATTTAGACTGCTGGCCCTATTTATTACAGTTGTTATTGCAATTTATATTTTAATTTTAATAGCCAATATGGGAGGGGCAGTAGATAATATTAGAATGGGACAGATAAGAGAATCTGTTGGTATGACAATGATGGGTATGTCATCTGAAATGGCTGAGTGGCCCCTTGAGCGGAGAAGAGAATTTGAACAGACTCTGGTAGACCAGGAAATTGAGCGCCTGGGTCTAGACCAGCCCTTTATTATAAGAAGTTTTTATTATCTCTGGGATGCTATAACTTTAGATTTAGGCAGGGCTGAAAGGATGACAAGTGATGCCGGTTCCAGAAGAGTCCAGTTGATAATACTTGAGCGATTACCTCCGACATTAATGCTGATGATGTCTTACTTTTTATTAATGTTCTTTATGGCTTTATTTTTTGCATTATTTTTGTCCCGGCGTTACGGAAGTAAGTTAGATAGGATGGTTGTATTACTGGCACCAAGTTCAGCTGCCCCAGGATGGTTTTATGGGATCTTTTTGATCCTGATTTTTGCAGTTGTTTTAGGTTGGCTTCCATACGGTGGGATGGTTGAAGCACCGCCGCCTAGAGAAACCCACCTTTATGCATTAAGCGTTATTCGACATCTTATCTTACCTGTAGCTTCTTTAATTATGGGGGCATTCTTTATAAATGTTTACAATTGGAGAACCTTCTTTTTGATCTATTCCAGTGAGGATTACGTTGAAATGGCTAAGGCTAAAGGTTTAACAGATCGCTCGATTGAGAGAAAATATATTCTCCGGCCTACTCTGCCACCGATTATAACTTCATTTGCCCTGAGTATGATTGTTATGTGGATGGGTGCTGTTATTTTAGAGCAGATTTTTAACTGGCCTGGGTTAGGTAGAATGCTTTTTGAAGCTATTGGTCTTTTCGATGTACCAGTAATAGTCGGGGGTAATGTTATTTATGCCTATCTTCTGGCTGCCACTGTGTTTGTGCTGGATATTATCTATGCAGTCCTTGACCCTAGAGTTAAAGTCGGTATAGGTTCAGGAGGCGATGACTGATGCGGTTGAGAAAATATTTAAGTCAGATAAGAAGGTATCCATCAGTAATTATAGGTTTATTTATAATTGGACTGCTCATCTTCACTGCAATTGCAGCGGTTATTATTATTCCTTATGAAGAAGCTATAATTCTCTGGAGAGGCGGCGATATGTGGGCTGAGAGTCCGAGGAATGCAAGACCTCTCTATGTTGACTGGTTTACTAGAGGTAATCTGCCTAGAACTGAGATACTTGATTCTAGAGATTTTCCTGCAAATAAAACGAAAGAGTCTTTAAATGGAGTTTATCAGTTTGAAATAATGCTTCCCTTAAATTATCAATATGACGGATTTCCTAAAGAAATGAATTTATTTTTTGAGGCTGATTTTGCTGAAGTTAGGCCAAATATTGCAATTGAGGTTTTAACTCCTGATGGTCGTCAGTATAAGACTAGTGATATTTCAATAACCAGAGATTCAGTTATAAGAATGGAGCAGAGAACTGAATTAAGGAGACAGATGGGTAATCAGTCGCCCAGGTTTGGGATCTTTGCTGATCCTGAACAGGAAGAACGAAATGTATTAAAAGGAGAGTATCAGTTTATTATCAGTGGATATCTTTTTGGTACAGAAGATGATATAGATTTGCGGCTGGTTTCATATGGACAAGTTCATGGATTTGGTGGGACAGACCATCGCCGAAGGGATTTAGGAGTTGCATTGCTCTGGGGTACTCCTGTTGCTTTGATGTTTGGGGTGCTGGCTGCTGTTGGGGCTAATATCACAACTTTTATTATTTCTGCTATCGGTGTCTGGTATGGTGGACTTGTTGATTCAGCAATTCAGCGTGTAACTGAGGTGAATATGATTATACCAACATTACCATTATTAATTTTAATTGGTATGTTTTATTCCAGAAGTCTCTGGGTGATGCTGGCAGTTGTAATTATAAAAGGAGTTTTTGGGCCGGCTATTAAAACCTACAGAGCGATGTTTTTACAGGTTAAAGAGTTACCTTTTATTGAAGCAGCAGAAGCCTATGGGACCAGCAATCGAAGAATTATTTTCTTTTATATGCTTCCTAAAATTATTCCAACATTGATTCCTCAGTTTGTTACTGTAATTCCAACCTTTGTTTTTCTTGAAGCGTCTCTAGCTGTATTAGGTTTAGGTGATCCTGTATTGCCGACCTGGGGCAAAATGTTAAATGATGCTTTAAGTGAAGGGGCACTATTTATGGGGCATTTCTACTGGGTGCTACAGCCAGCAATCCTTCTGATTTTTACCGGGCTAGGTTTTGCCATGACAGGTTTTGCCCTGGATAGAATTTTGAATCCAAGGCTAAGGAGGCGATGATATGGCTCAAGATAATCTGCTGGTAGTTGAAAATATGCACCTATATTTTAAAACCAGGAATGGTATTGTTCAGGCAGTTGATAATGTGAGCTTTAATCTGGAACGGGGAAAGAGCATGGTAATAGTAGGTGAGTCTGGTTGCGGGAAGACGTCCTTAGGCCGGGCAATCTTAAGACTTCTGCCTGAGAATGTCTGTAGATATGATGGTCGCTGTCTGTTAAATGGAGAAGACATAATGGAATTAAGTGATGAGGACTTTAGAAAAATGATCCGCTGGAAAAAAGCTGCTCTTGTACCTCAATCATCAATGAACTCTTTAAATCCAGTTATAAAAGTTTCTGAACAGGTGGCTGAACCAGTTCTGCTTCATAGTCTTGTTGATGATAAAGATGAGGCTTTAAAGCGGGCAGCAGCTGCTTTTAAAAAAGTTGGAATTCCAGTAGATTTTCTTGGGCGTTATCCCTTTGAACTGAGTGGTGGGATGAGACAGAGGGTGGCAATTGCGACTTCTTTGATAACTGATCCAGATTTTATTGTTCTGGATGAGCCTACCTCGGCTCTTGATGTTTTGACCCAGGCCAATATAATGAATGTTTTAACTAGACTAAAACAGCAGATAGATATTAGTTTTATATTGATAACCCATGATGTTAGCACATCCAGTGAAATAGCTGATATGGCCGCAATAATGTATGCTGGCCAGATAGTCGAATTTACTGATGCTAGAACATTCTTTGGGAAACCACTCCATCCCTATTCTGAGAGATTAATGGAGAGTGTACCGACACTTGAAGCTGATGATAAGCTTGGTTATATTCCAGGTCAGCCGCCAAGTCTAATTAATCCACCAACTGGCTGTCGCTTTGCTGACCGCTGTAATGAGAGATTCGAACTCTGCAGTCAGGACCCTCCAGAATTTGTGGTGGAAGGCGGCAGGATGGTAAAATGCTGGCTATATAAAGAGAGTGGTGAGCGCTATGTCAGTTAATAAAAATGAAGTTTTATTAGAGGCCCATGATTTAAGGACCTGGTTTGAGATTAAGAAATGGGGCTTTCTTCATGTTGGTTTTGTTAGGGCAGTCGATGGTGTTAATTTTAAACTTCATAGAGGTGAGTCAATTTCTCTGGTTGGTGAATCAGGCTGTGGCAAGAGCAGTCTGGCCAAGACTATAATCGGGATCAACCGGCCAACTGATGGCGAGTTGGTATTTGAGGGTAAATCTATTAAGGCTGCCAGTGATGGGGATATGAGTGAGTATAAATCGGAGGTAGGTTTTGTTCAGCAGGATCCTTATGGAGCACTGCCGCCTTTTATGACTATTCAGAGAATACTTGAAGAACCGATGATTGTTAATGGGATTAAGGATAAAGCAGAGCGGCAATTCAGACTAGAAGAGGTTATGACTGAATTAAAGCTGACGCCTATCGTTGATTTTTTAGATAAATATCCCCATATGTTAAGTGGTGGTCAGCAGCAGAGAATTGTTATTGCCAGGTCGCTAGTGCTTAATCCTAAATTGATAATGGCTGATGAGCCTGTTTCGATGCTTGATGCTTCAGTTAGAGTTGAAATTTTAGAACTCTTTAGAAAGATACAGTCTAAACGTGAACTTGCAATTATTTATATTACACATGATTTATCTACTGTCAGGTATTTTTCTGAGAGAATCTGGGTTATGTATGGTGGTAAAATCGTTGAGCAGTCGCCGGTGCGGGAACTTTTGCTGGAACCGGCTCATCCCTATACAAGGGCTTTACTTGCTGCTATTTCAGAGCCAGATGCCAGCAATATTGATAAATTTAAAAAGGTGCCACCTGGGGAGCCGCCAAGTCTTTTAAATCCCCCTGCTGGCTGCAGATTTCATCCCCGGTGTGAGTATATGATTGCAGGGTTATGTGATAAAAAGGAGCCGCCAGATTTTGAGCTGGCTGACAATAGAATTACTGCCTGCTGGCTCTTTAAAGATAAGGAGGATGCCAGTGATGTTGCGATTTAAAAGTTCCAGGATGATTATTTTAGGTCTTATTTTAATTGTTGCTGGCTGGTTGTTGGTCTTTGCCATGGTAATTAATCTTGTAAAAGAAACTTTTCTTTTAAGTTTTGTCGGTTATGGGCTGGGTTTAGCTGGTTTCTTTATTGGTTTTATGGCTATCTCCTATCACTGGAACTTAATAAAGGACAGACAGGACAAAAAGCAATTGAGGGATTACGAAGATAATGAGTAGTTAGAAGCTATATTTTAACTGAGGACTTTTCTATCTTAATTGTTTGAAATTTTGGAGATTAAAACTGGGGGCCTTAAGAGGTCTCCATTTCTTATTTAGATATGCTGCTTTTTTTATTAGTTAAAATCTGTTAAAATTAATGCAGGACTATATATAAAAATAAATTAATAATAGAGAGGATACTGATATATGGAGAAAAGTAAAACTAATGGCAGGAAATCTTTGAAGATAATTATTACACTGGTATTTCTGGCGGCATTACTGGTGGTTTTGAATTTTGCTCTAGGATCAATCATTGCCAGGAATTTTCGGGATGGTTTGCAGGAATCACTAGGCGATGATATTTATCTGACCAGAGGAAGTTTTACGGCTAATCCGGCAATGAGATCTCTGGAAGGTGAAGGAATAGAGGTGTATGGCCGGACTGGTAGAGTGACAGCTGATATGTTGGATATTTCAATGAGCTTTCAGGATATGATAGCTTTAGTCTGGGGGGAAAATATTGATGATGATTTTCTCAATACTAAAGATTTAAAGTTATCACTCTTTGGTGTACGTTTAGAGGATAATGATCAGAATCTTTTACTTGCCATGGAACAGTTTGATATGGATTATACAGGTAACGCAGATCTTGAACAGGAACATCTTGATTTTGAGGCTGGAATAAGGGTTAGCCAGATTGATTTAAATCCTGTAAGAAGTAATTTGATTGAATCTGGTGAAGCCGATGAGATTCAATCAATGGTCGGGATTGACGTTGAAGAGTTAAACCTGATTAATATTGTAATGAGGGTAAGCAGTCAGGATTTCTTCCCTGAGGGAATGGAAGAGAGATATGAGTTCAAGATTAACCAGCTTGATTTTGAGACTAATTATCTGGATTTGTTTTCAGAGTTTGATCTAGCCTATCATCTTGAATCAGAAGAAATAGAAGTTTTTGATTCTAGAATTGAGATTGAATTTGCCAGTCAGGAGTTACGACAGGCAATTCAGTTTTTTGCTATGATTTCTGGGGTTCAGCTTAATTTTGAAAATGATCGCTTGATCCTTGAATTTGAGGGCAGATATTAAGGTTGACAGACAGGAGGGGTTTATTATAGACGCTATCAATAACTTTACTGGCGGTGTAATACCGTTAATTTACAGGCAGTATTTAAGGTTTTCTGGCTTGATTTCAGATAAGGTTATTAATAAACCCTTTCAGGTTGTTTCTGTTCCAGTTGAGTTGATTCAGGAGAGTATTAGTCCTTATCCTGAGTATTATCTTGACTGGCTTGAAAATGAGCGACTGGTTGAGACTCCAGATGTTGAAACTGTGAGGAAGAAGAAGGTTCTCTGCCAGGATGATATCAGATTTGCCGGGAAGATAGCTGATGGTGACTGGGATCTGGCCAGACAGGATATAGAATCTATGATCAGCTATATTGCTTTTAAGGAAAGGTTCTTTGATGGTCTGGCCTGGGAAGATACTGTCTATTACAGATTTCTGGAAGAAAAAGCTGCAATTGCCAGGGCTCAAAATTTAGAGCTGCCATTTCCTGATAATTTTGATAAACCGAGAACTCCAGATTATTATTTTGATTATTATCTAGGAAAGCTTAAATACTGGGAAGAGTTATATTATGAGATCAAGGGGTTTGGATATAAGAACCAGGCTACTGGCAATAGTTTTCCCAGGTCCCTCCATTCCAGCAAGGCTATCTATGAGGGTCTGGCTGAGAATGAGATTGAAATAGCTGTAGCCAGGGGTGGGGAATTGCTTTTTGTAGATGGACGCCATCGCTTTGTAATTGCCAAGTTGCTCGGGGTTAAGAATATACCGGTAATAGTTAATCTCTGGCACAGGGAATTTATTGAGAAATTTAGAGCTGAATCTGGTCAGGAGAAATTGACTCCCTCTGTTATAATGAACTGGCTCTTGGGGAATATTAAAGTTTAGGTTATTCAAATATAAGCACCTGCTGCTTAATGTGATATAAATCAAAACATTAATCTTATAATATGTTACAATTAAAGTAGAGTTATAAACTAAAGATTAGTGTTATGCTTTAAATATCAAGAATTTAAAAAAAGCAGGTGATTAGTAATGATTGAGATTTATACAAGACCAACCAAACCATATAGCAAGCTGGCCAAGGCAATCTTTGAAAGCAGAGGCTGTTCTTATGAAGAGTATGATATAGATGATAGAAGAATTTACAGAGAGATGCTTGAAAGGACTGGAGGAGCAAAGACTGCACCTCAGATTTTTATTGATGACAATCATGTCGGTGATTATGACGATCTGGTTGCTGAAACGATTTCTGGCCGGCTGGATGAAAGGTTGGATATTGAGCAGGATATCTATTCTGAGAACTGGGATTTAGCTGTAATTGGAGCTGGTCCTGCTGGAATCAATGCTGGCCTTTATGCTGCCAGGCGTGGTTTAAAGACAGTTTTACTGGCCACAAATATGGGTGGTCAGATGTTAGGAGCAGGTAATGTTGAGAATTACCCTGGTGAGCATAGTATCCAGAGCGATGAGCTGATGGAGACTTTCTGGCATCAACTTTTAAATTATGAGATTGAGATAAAGCTTGGAGAGAAGGCTAAGGGGATAACTGGAGATGACAATCAAGTTGCAGTGGAACTTGCTGGCGGTAAAGAGTTAACGGCCAGGGCTGTGATTGTTGCAACCGGGAGCAAATATAGAAAGTTGAATGTTCAGGGTGAGCAGAAATTTACAGGCAAAGGCATTCATCACTGTGTAATCTGTGAGGGAGATAGATATTCCGGTCAGCCAGTTGCTGTTGTAGGTGGCGGTAATTCAGGGATGGAGGCTGCTTTAGATCTGGCTGAATTAGGTTGTGATGTAAAGTTGATTGATATTCATGAGCGGCTTGGTGGCGAGGATATTCTGGTTGAAAAGATTCACAGTGAGCCTGGTATAGAGGTTTACCCGGAGGCTTCAATTATCAGAATTTTAGGCGGGGAAAGGGTTGAAGCTGTTGAGCTTAAGGATTTAAATACCGGCCATCATGACAAGATTGATGTAAATGCTGTCTTTACTAAAATTGGTCTGGTCCCTAATACTGATTTTCTTGAGGGGACTATAGAGCTTAATGATAGAGATGAGATAGTTATTGATGAGAAGAATCAGACCAGCCTGGTAAGGGTCTGGGCTGCTGGTGATGTTACTAATATCAGGGATAAACAGATAATTGTGGCCGCTGCTGAAGGAGCAAAAGCTGCTCTGCGGGTTAATGAGGAACTTTAATTTGATGAGATAGGGCTGGAATAAGCTTGAATGAAAGGAAGAGATGATGTTTGCTGATAAATTGAAGAGTGTGAGATTTGCATGGGTCTTTTTAATTGCTTTGATGGTGCTGGCTATATCTGGTTTCGATATAGCTGGTGTTGAGGCTGCCGGGATTTCAGAGGAGGTTATATCGGAATTGGAAATCGGCATGGCCGAATCTGATCTGCTGGAGCTAGCAGGTGAGCCTGCTTACAGTGCTCCGACTGGTTATGGATATGAATGGCTGGTCTATAATCAGGATTATGCCAATTATTTTCAGATTGGAGTGGCAGATGGCCAGGTTGTGGCCATTTACAGTAATTCTTTTAATTGGGATTATCAGGGTGTTGAGATTGGTACTGATATTGATAGTTTTAGATCGGCAGTTGATGCTGGCAGGCAATTAGAATTTGAATACAATAATACGACGATTACTTTGAGCCCACCTGATGGGGCGGAAAATTCTATTTTTTTACTTTATGACCCTGGGTCAGAGTCTGTTGTTCATTATTTTATAGATGTTCACAGGGAGCGCTTGACATCTATTCTGGTCTCCGATGTTGAAACGACGATGGCTGCAAGTAATTTGAATTATAATATCAGCTGGGTCAGAGGTTCCAGGCCTGATTTTGAGCCTGAAGAGATCAG
The Halonatronomonas betaini genome window above contains:
- a CDS encoding ABC transporter substrate-binding protein → MLKAKNILMIGLLSVIIVVGFGLAGFAEEVPYGGWLDRIVAEEEASTAAGVTKLGTGDLGVYADTITEIDIYEMILDNPEILYAESFGSYNELSFNPSGPIFEETGKLNPFAVPRVREAMNWLVDREYMAAEIFGGMAVPRLFPITSAFPDYANMIEKVRELEVLYSHDPDRAEAVITEEMLELGAEKVNDIWHYEGEPVEISILIRTEDERTEVGDYVGTLLEQIGFRVERRYATAAEASPIWLTGNPAAGDFHIYTGGWITTVVDRDQSTNWEFFYTDRGLGVPLWQAYEPTEEFNTATLRLAQRDFSTMEERAELMAMNMELGLEDSVRIWLVDRLAVNPYRYDVQLTTDLAGGISGSYLWSHTIRKVDEVGGQVNIGLPSVLPEPWNPLDGSNWIFDMMLIRSTGELGYMWDPYTGLHHPNMFESAKVVIEEGLPVTKTLDWVELEFVEGGTPVPEDAWADWDPVEQRFITVGEKYPDGVNARRAVTTIYPERLQENLRWHDGSPFTAADIVWFYIMEFDRAFEESDFFDQAQVTTYQSLMDTLRGIKVIDGDPIQVEYYSDLYYLDAEHFIPSGFPYYDQGPGAWHSLAVGYFAEVAEEVAFSSSKADLLEVEHLNMVGGPSLEILQRHLNRAIEESIIPYENTLSEFISEEEAYERYQNLYEWYQDKGHFWVGTGPYYLDAVYPVEGIVELARNEDYMYPADRWDIFVEPIIPEVDITGPGAIRIGSEFTIDINITFDGEPYSREDLDTIILLIFDENNRLVETLDAVYVGEGYYQVEVGEEITSRLASGTTLVEAVVTSRLVALPSMESLSIVTFRSGN
- a CDS encoding ABC transporter permease, which translates into the protein MDHKLDDPDIQEQEIDIKEKVKRKSNLGRIIKYFGFRLLALFITVVIAIYILILIANMGGAVDNIRMGQIRESVGMTMMGMSSEMAEWPLERRREFEQTLVDQEIERLGLDQPFIIRSFYYLWDAITLDLGRAERMTSDAGSRRVQLIILERLPPTLMLMMSYFLLMFFMALFFALFLSRRYGSKLDRMVVLLAPSSAAPGWFYGIFLILIFAVVLGWLPYGGMVEAPPPRETHLYALSVIRHLILPVASLIMGAFFINVYNWRTFFLIYSSEDYVEMAKAKGLTDRSIERKYILRPTLPPIITSFALSMIVMWMGAVILEQIFNWPGLGRMLFEAIGLFDVPVIVGGNVIYAYLLAATVFVLDIIYAVLDPRVKVGIGSGGDD
- a CDS encoding ABC transporter permease, which codes for MRLRKYLSQIRRYPSVIIGLFIIGLLIFTAIAAVIIIPYEEAIILWRGGDMWAESPRNARPLYVDWFTRGNLPRTEILDSRDFPANKTKESLNGVYQFEIMLPLNYQYDGFPKEMNLFFEADFAEVRPNIAIEVLTPDGRQYKTSDISITRDSVIRMEQRTELRRQMGNQSPRFGIFADPEQEERNVLKGEYQFIISGYLFGTEDDIDLRLVSYGQVHGFGGTDHRRRDLGVALLWGTPVALMFGVLAAVGANITTFIISAIGVWYGGLVDSAIQRVTEVNMIIPTLPLLILIGMFYSRSLWVMLAVVIIKGVFGPAIKTYRAMFLQVKELPFIEAAEAYGTSNRRIIFFYMLPKIIPTLIPQFVTVIPTFVFLEASLAVLGLGDPVLPTWGKMLNDALSEGALFMGHFYWVLQPAILLIFTGLGFAMTGFALDRILNPRLRRR
- a CDS encoding ABC transporter ATP-binding protein; the encoded protein is MAQDNLLVVENMHLYFKTRNGIVQAVDNVSFNLERGKSMVIVGESGCGKTSLGRAILRLLPENVCRYDGRCLLNGEDIMELSDEDFRKMIRWKKAALVPQSSMNSLNPVIKVSEQVAEPVLLHSLVDDKDEALKRAAAAFKKVGIPVDFLGRYPFELSGGMRQRVAIATSLITDPDFIVLDEPTSALDVLTQANIMNVLTRLKQQIDISFILITHDVSTSSEIADMAAIMYAGQIVEFTDARTFFGKPLHPYSERLMESVPTLEADDKLGYIPGQPPSLINPPTGCRFADRCNERFELCSQDPPEFVVEGGRMVKCWLYKESGERYVS
- a CDS encoding ABC transporter ATP-binding protein, translated to MSVNKNEVLLEAHDLRTWFEIKKWGFLHVGFVRAVDGVNFKLHRGESISLVGESGCGKSSLAKTIIGINRPTDGELVFEGKSIKAASDGDMSEYKSEVGFVQQDPYGALPPFMTIQRILEEPMIVNGIKDKAERQFRLEEVMTELKLTPIVDFLDKYPHMLSGGQQQRIVIARSLVLNPKLIMADEPVSMLDASVRVEILELFRKIQSKRELAIIYITHDLSTVRYFSERIWVMYGGKIVEQSPVRELLLEPAHPYTRALLAAISEPDASNIDKFKKVPPGEPPSLLNPPAGCRFHPRCEYMIAGLCDKKEPPDFELADNRITACWLFKDKEDASDVAI
- a CDS encoding FAD-dependent oxidoreductase produces the protein MIEIYTRPTKPYSKLAKAIFESRGCSYEEYDIDDRRIYREMLERTGGAKTAPQIFIDDNHVGDYDDLVAETISGRLDERLDIEQDIYSENWDLAVIGAGPAGINAGLYAARRGLKTVLLATNMGGQMLGAGNVENYPGEHSIQSDELMETFWHQLLNYEIEIKLGEKAKGITGDDNQVAVELAGGKELTARAVIVATGSKYRKLNVQGEQKFTGKGIHHCVICEGDRYSGQPVAVVGGGNSGMEAALDLAELGCDVKLIDIHERLGGEDILVEKIHSEPGIEVYPEASIIRILGGERVEAVELKDLNTGHHDKIDVNAVFTKIGLVPNTDFLEGTIELNDRDEIVIDEKNQTSLVRVWAAGDVTNIRDKQIIVAAAEGAKAALRVNEEL
- a CDS encoding CAP-associated domain-containing protein, with amino-acid sequence MFADKLKSVRFAWVFLIALMVLAISGFDIAGVEAAGISEEVISELEIGMAESDLLELAGEPAYSAPTGYGYEWLVYNQDYANYFQIGVADGQVVAIYSNSFNWDYQGVEIGTDIDSFRSAVDAGRQLEFEYNNTTITLSPPDGAENSIFLLYDPGSESVVHYFIDVHRERLTSILVSDVETTMAASNLNYNISWVRGSRPDFEPEEISDSEQEEVDYYTGKQFQDLVNSVRVRNGIQRLGWYGAAAEVAIEHSQDMYYNGFFSHQSPTTGSPGDRVQAAGIDYRYLLENLSYGYTGAIFAHEGLMNSYGHRQNILDPDVNAIGAGAYQSEAYTQLFLRLD